CCGCGAACGATTCGGCCCGGGGACGGGCCTCCTACGGTGGGAGCGGCATCCCCGCCGCGAACGATTCGGCCCGGGGACGGACCGCCTACGGTGGGAGCGGCATCCCCGCCGCGAACATTCGGCCCGGGGACGGACCGCCTACGGTGGGAGCGGCATCCCCGCCGCGAACGATTCGGCCCGAGGACGGGCCTCCTGCGGCAGGAGCGGCGTCCTCACCGCGAACATTCGGCCCGAGGACGGGCCTCCTACGTGTAGGAGCGGCGTCCCCGCCGCGAACCGATCCGTCCGGAGAGGATCTCAATCGCCTTGCACGATGTGCAGGCGCCCGGTGACCGGCAGGGGCTCGGGGCGGGCCAGATGGAAACCCTGCAGGTAGTCTACCCCGAAGCCGCGCATGCACTGCACCGTCTTCTGATCCTCGATCATCTCCGCGACCGTCTCCACGCCCAACACGCGAGCGATCTCGCAGATCATGCGCACCGACACCGCCGACAAGGGGTCAGACAAGGCACGGCGCACGAACTGGCCGTCGATCTTGATGAAATCCACCTGGATCTGGTGCAGGTATCCCAGTGAGCTCATGCCCGCGCCGAAATCGTCCAGCATCAGTCGGTAACCGCGCTCGCGCAACTGCTGCGCCAGGCGCCCCGCAACCTGCAGATTGCTGATCGCCACGGTCTCTGTGACCTCGAAACAGACCCGCTGCGGGTCCACGCCATGATGCTGTGCCTGGGCATGGATATGGTCCAGCAGGTTCTCGTCGGTCAGGGTCTGGCCCGACAGGTTGATGGTGCAGATGCTTTCCCGCGGCATCACCGATGGATCGCTCATCGCCTGCATCGCCAGCTCGATCACGTGGTGGTCGATGGCGCGCATCAGGTCGAAGCGCTCGGCCGAGGGGAGAAAGACGCCAGGCAGCAGATCGTTGCCCTCGGCATCGCGCAGCCTCAACAGCAACTCGTACATGGCGGGCTCGCCATCCTGGGCCAGTGCACGCCAGATCGGCTGCCGATAGAGCACGAAACGATTCTCGTCCAATGCCTCCTGCAGGCGCGGCAGCCACTGGATCTGACGCTTGCGTTCACCGATCACGCGATCGTCGGCACGCGACACGTGCACCGTGTTGCGTCCGGCCTCCTTGGCCGCATGGCAGGCGAGATCCACGTTGGTCATCAGCTCCTCGAAAGAGCCGGAAGTCGCGTCCACCGGCACCACACCCAGGCTGGCGTGGATCTCCATGGCCTGGCCGCCCCACAGGAAGCGGATGGTCTGCAAACGCTCGCGCAGCCGGTGCGCCATCTCCGATGCTGCCTCGAGATCGGGGGTGCGCATGAGCACCGCAAACTCGTCACCTCCCAGGCGTCCCAGACAATCCTCTTCGCGTAGAACGTGCTGCAGAACCTCGGCCACCTGCTTGAGCAGGCGGTCCCCGGCCTGGTGACCATGCGTGTCGTTGATGAGCTTGAAACGATCAAGGTCGATGAAGATCAGGGCATGCGACACACCCTCCTCGATCGAAAGCACCAGCGCACTGCGTACCCGCGCCTCGAAGGCCGTGCGATTGAGCAGCCCGGTGAGCGCATCATGGTTGGCCTGGTAGGTGAGGCGTGCCGTCAGCTCGTGTTCGTGACTGATGTCGCGGATCGCCACCACGACTCCCTGGCGCTCGATCTCGCGAAGCCGGGAGACCCGGATGTTCACCGGGATGCGATCGCGTGCTGGCGTGTGCAGCAGCAGATCCGGAAACTGCTCTTGCCCGCTCATCCGTTGCAGCCAGCCATGCAGGGCCTCCAGGGGCGCCCGGGTACGCGTATCCAGCAGCACCAGGACGTCTTCGGCACGGCGCCCCGAGAGTGCCGCGGCATCCAAGCCCAGCATGCGTTCTGCCACCCGGTTGGCATAACGAATGCGAAAGTTCTCGTCGAGCATCAGGATGGCATCCGAGATGGAGCGCATCGCCCCATCGGCCCGCCGCCGTTCCTCCTCGAGCTCGCGTTCCTTGCGCGCCAGTTGTACGCGGACCTCCTCCCGCTTCTGCAAGGCCACGAGCAGGGACAACGAGGCCAGTCCGACGAACAAGGGCAGAAAGAACGCAGAGGGGGACAGCAG
The sequence above is a segment of the endosymbiont of unidentified scaly snail isolate Monju genome. Coding sequences within it:
- a CDS encoding putative bifunctional diguanylate cyclase/phosphodiesterase, coding for MSRYLRTDELLSPSAFFLPLFVGLASLSLLVALQKREEVRVQLARKERELEEERRRADGAMRSISDAILMLDENFRIRYANRVAERMLGLDAAALSGRRAEDVLVLLDTRTRAPLEALHGWLQRMSGQEQFPDLLLHTPARDRIPVNIRVSRLREIERQGVVVAIRDISHEHELTARLTYQANHDALTGLLNRTAFEARVRSALVLSIEEGVSHALIFIDLDRFKLINDTHGHQAGDRLLKQVAEVLQHVLREEDCLGRLGGDEFAVLMRTPDLEAASEMAHRLRERLQTIRFLWGGQAMEIHASLGVVPVDATSGSFEELMTNVDLACHAAKEAGRNTVHVSRADDRVIGERKRQIQWLPRLQEALDENRFVLYRQPIWRALAQDGEPAMYELLLRLRDAEGNDLLPGVFLPSAERFDLMRAIDHHVIELAMQAMSDPSVMPRESICTINLSGQTLTDENLLDHIHAQAQHHGVDPQRVCFEVTETVAISNLQVAGRLAQQLRERGYRLMLDDFGAGMSSLGYLHQIQVDFIKIDGQFVRRALSDPLSAVSVRMICEIARVLGVETVAEMIEDQKTVQCMRGFGVDYLQGFHLARPEPLPVTGRLHIVQGD